The following are encoded together in the Mesoplodon densirostris isolate mMesDen1 chromosome 2, mMesDen1 primary haplotype, whole genome shotgun sequence genome:
- the SNRPE gene encoding small nuclear ribonucleoprotein E isoform X2, translating to MGGEGADGAGQREWSPAPHPMSPWGGRDWEKARVVEEAVTDGRWAWPTPAVGNAGMAAVSRWKITLVKISSSDTCKIDLGFRCGFMSK from the exons ATGGGGGGCGAAGGAGCAGACGGagcaggccagagggagtggaGTCCGGCCCCTCATCCCATGAGCCCCTGGGGCGGCCGAGACTGGGAGAAAGCGCGGGTAGTTGAAGAAGCAGTTACGGATGGGAGGTGGGCTTGGCCGACCCCGGCGGTGGGAAATGCAGGAATGGCGGCGGTGAGCCGTTGGAAGATAACCTTAGTTAA AATCTCATCTTCAGATACTTGCAAAAT AGATCTCGGATTCAGGTGTGGCTTTATGAGCAAGTGA
- the ZC3H11A gene encoding zinc finger CCCH domain-containing protein 11A, protein MPNKQEDCYFFFYSTCTKGDSCPFRHCEAALGSETVCTLWQEGRCFRQVCRFRHMNIDKKRSEIPCYWENQPVGCQKLNCAFHHNKGRFVDGLFLPPSKTVLPTVPESPEEEVKASQLTVQQSKLSVQSNPSPQLRSVMKVESSENVPSPTHPPVVINAADDDEDDDDQCSEEGDETKTPTLQPTPEVHNGLRVASARKPGVNLKQGECLNFGIKTLEEIKSKKMKEKSKKQGEGSSGVSSPLLQPQPIPGPEKENVRTVVRTVTLSNKQGEEPLVGLSLTEKLGKRKFSGGCDREPTLKHSLAQRLGKKVEAPETNTDTPPKKVQVSKSLKERLGMSAGLNNEEAAERVTKVGEIHVKTLEEIRRERASRKRGELQTKLKTEGPSKVDDSTTGTRTSSTIRIKTFSEVLAEKKHRQQEAERQKTKKDVTCIKLKTEYEIKKPVVLPRVVAGRGQSEEPAGRAKSLQEVHVKTLEEIKLEKALRVQQSSKSSTSSQPQPEATPGARRLLPITTKTGIKEKRKLEESVVASQISVTRTEPKETSDETTAIEISIIQAKRRETVREKHVQKLSEKGTSQKEKSVLTLLPGDLDTCSTQLAEKPVLATVPDITQLLTKWPPSKLSQKTEVETSGIGHSKRNVKGATQTLEKRGKAKTKVNVKPSVVQVVSSPRVAPKRKAVEVHSSVTAAVKILTSSSVLQESPAKKAAMGVVPLLSEDKSVTVPETEKPRDSFVLPPTQCSSDPSPPEVSGPSSSQVAAKTRRLSAASTGKPPFPMEDDFEKLIWEISGGKLEAEIDLDPGKDEDDLLLELSEMIDS, encoded by the exons AAAAAACGCAGTGAGATTCCTTGTTACTGGGAAAATCAGCCAGTGGGATGTCAGAAACTAAactgtgcttttcatcacaacaaaGGACGTTTTGTTGATGGCCTTTTCCTACCTCCAAGCAAAA CTGTGTTGCCCACTGTGCCTGAGTCTCCAGAAGAGGAAGTGAAGGCTAGCCAGCTCACAGTTCAACAGAGCAAATTATCTGTCCAGTCTAATCCCTCTCCTCAACTGCGAAGTGTTATGAAAGTGGAAAGTTCAGAAAATGTTCCTAGCCCTACACATCCACCAGTGGTAATCAATGCTgcagatgatgatgaagatgatgatg ATCAGTGTTCTGAGGAAGGTGATGAAACCAAAACACCTACCCTGCAACCAACTCCTGAAGTTCATAATGGATTACGAGTGGCTTCTGCCCGGAAACCTGGGGTCAATTTAAAACAAG GTGAATGTTTGAATTTTGGGATAAAAACTCTTGAAGAAAttaaatcaaagaaaatgaaggaaaaatcaaAGAAGCAAGGTG AAGGTTCTTCGGGAGTTTCCAGTCCTTTACTCCAACCACAGCCCATTCCAGGTCCTGAAAAAGAGAATGTCCGGACTGTGGTGAGGACAGTAACTCTGTCCAACAAACAAG GAGAAGAACCTTTGGTAGGATTGAGTCTAACCGAGAAACTGGGGAAACGAAAATTTTCAGGAG GTTGCGACCGTGAGCCTACATTAAAGCATAGCCTTGCACAAAGGCTAGGGAAGAAAGTTGAAGCTCCAGAGACTAACACTGACACACCACCAAAGAAAG ttcaaGTTTCCAAGTCTCTGAAGGAGCGATTAGGCATGTCAGCTGGTCTCAACAATGAGGAGGCAGCAG AGAGAGTTACTAAAGTTGGTGAGATCCACGTGAAGACATTAGAAGAAATTCGTCGCGAAAGAGCCAGTCGAAAACGTGGAGAATTGCAAACTAAACTCAAGACAGAAGGACCTTCAAAAGTTGATGATTCTACAACAGGAACAAGAACCTCCTCCACTATCCGAATCAAAACGTTCTCTGAGGTCTTGGCTGAAAAGAAACACCGGCAGCAGGAAGCAGAgagacaaaaaaccaaaaaggacGTAACCTGCATCAAGCTAAAGActgaatatgaaattaaaaaaccaGTGGTTTTGCCACGTGTAGTAGCCGGCAGAGGACAGTCAGAGGAACCTGCAGGTAGAGCGAAGTCTTTGCAGGAAGTGCATGTCAAGACGCTGGAGGAAATTAAACTGGAGAAGGCTCTGAGGGTGCAGCAGAGTTCTAAGAGCAGCACCAGCTCCCAGCCTCAGCCTGAGGCCACCCCAGGGGCAAGACGGCTTCTCCCGATCACTACAAAAACAG GtataaaagaaaagaggaaacttGAAGAAAGTGTTGTTGCTTCTCAGATCAGTGTTACTAGAACAGAGCCTAAAGAG ActtcagatgagaccacagcAATTGAAATCAGTATAATTCAAGCCAAGAGACGTGAGACAGTGAGAGAAAAGCATGTGCAGAAACTGTCGGAGAAGGGAACCTCACAGAAGGAAAAATCAGTTTTGACACTCCTTCCGGGAGATTTAGACACTTGCAGTACCCAGTTAGCAGAGAAACCAGTGCTCGCTACCGTGCCAGACATCACACAGCTCCTGACTAAATGGCCTCCTTCAAAGTTATCCCAGAAGACAGAGGTAGAAACCTCAGGGATTGGGCACTCAAAACGGAATGTGAAAGGTGCAACACAGACCTTGGAAAAAAGGGGCAAAG CTAAAACTAAAGTGAATGTGAAGCCATCTGTGGTTCAAGTTGTCTCATCACCCAGAGTGGCCCCAAAACGCAAGGCAGTGGAGGTCCACTCTTCTGTCACTGCAGCTGTGAAAATACTCACCTCCAGCAGCGTCCTGCAGGAAAGCCCAGCCAAAAAAGCAGCTATG GGTGTTGTCCCACTTCTCTCTGAAGACAAATCAGTCACTGTGCCTGAGACAGAAAAACCTAGAGACAG ttttgtGCTGCCTCCAACCCAGTGCTCTTCAGATCCTTCCCCACCAGAAGTATCTGGCCCTTCTTCATCCCAGGTGGCCGCAAAAACTCGCCGACTCAGCGCTGCCTCAACAGGAAAGCCACCATTCCCTATGGAGGATGATTTTGAGAAATTAATATGGGAGATTTCAGGAGGCAAATTAGAAGCTGAGATTGACCTGGATCCTGGGAAGGATGAAGATGACCTTCTGCTTGAGCTATCAGAAATGATTGATAGCTGA